One segment of Castanea sativa cultivar Marrone di Chiusa Pesio chromosome 3, ASM4071231v1 DNA contains the following:
- the LOC142629286 gene encoding pentatricopeptide repeat-containing protein At3g04130, mitochondrial, whose product MTFHVQKCAKNIHNLVGPSISFALIHDSSQSFSHAFSSCLSSPLESSHVIRSGYTDHEQRYEDSERLSALDILVARVPIGVSEDEVLQSLLHDQACNSIRLSSELVDKLLHKFKDDWKSALGSFRWAGSRSGYKHTPEAYDMLVDILGRMKQMDKMKALLEEMNQYHLVTLNTVAKVMRRFAGAGKWEDAVRIFDELGTFGLEKNTESMNLLLDTLCKENKVQQAREIFLELKSHISPDAHTFNIFIHGWCKVNRVDEAYWTIQEMKGHSCRPCVISYSTIIQFYCHQYNFGKVYELLDDMQAQGCPPNVVTFTIILCSLAKSEEFEEALHIVDRMKLAGCKPDTLFYNSLIHTLGRAGFVQEAIYVFEVDMPQTGIKPNTSTYNSLIAMFCRRGQEQNALNVLKDMEKSGLCKPDVQTYYPLLKSCFKTGKTDSCLRKLLDDMVNKHHLSLDISTYALLIHGLCRANKCEWAYTIFEEMLGQEITPRYHTCCLLLDEVKQKNMYAAAERIEDLMKKL is encoded by the coding sequence ATGACCTTCCATGTTCAGAAATGTGCTAAAAACATTCATAACTTGGTTGGTCCATCAATATCTTTTGCCTTAATCCATGATTCTTCTCAGAGCTTCTCTCACGctttttcttcttgtctttctTCTCCATTGGAGTCTTCCCATGTCATAAGAAGTGGATATACTGATCATGAACAACGATATGAAGACTCAGAAAGATTGTCTGCTCTTGACATTCTTGTAGCTAGAGTTCCTATAGGAGTTAGTGAAGATGAAGTTCTTCAGTCTCTATTGCATGATCAAGCATGTAATAGCATACGGCTCTCTTCTGAGCTTGTTGATAAGTTACTTCATAAGTTCAAGGATGATTGGAAGTCTGCATTGGGCTCTTTTAGATGGGCAGGGTCACGCTCAGGTTATAAACACACACCAGAAGCTTATGATATGTTAGTGGACATATTGGGTAGAATGAAGCAAATGGATAAGATGAAGGCTCTGTTGGAAGAAATGAATCAATATCATCTTGTGACCCTTAATACTGTAGCAAAAGTGATGAGAAGGTTTGCTGGTGCTGGGAAATGGGAAGATGCTGTGAGGATATTTGATGAGTTAGGAACTTTTGGATTGGAGAAGAATACAGAATCAATGAATTTGTTGCTTGACACCCTTTGCAAAGAGAACAAGGTTCAGCAGGCCCGTGAGATCTTCTTGGAGCTCAAGTCACATATTTCACCCGATGCTCACACATTTAACATTTTCATTCATGGTTGGTGCAAAGTCAATAGGGTCGATGAGGCATATTGGACAATCCAAGAGATGAAGGGACATAGCTGTCGACCTTGTGTCATTAGCTACTCAACCATCATCCAATTCTATTGCCACCAGTATAACTTTGGTAAGGTCTATGAGCTGCTTGATGACATGCAAGCTCAGGGGTGTCCACCAAATGTTGTTACTTTCACCATTATCTTGTGTTCATTGGCAAAGTCAGAGGAGTTTGAGGAAGCGTTGCATATTGTTGACAGGATGAAGTTGGCTGGATGTAAACCTGATACACTTTTCTACAATTCATTGATCCATACTCTTGGGAGAGCCGGCTTTGTGCAGGAGGCTATTTATGTTTTTGAGGTGGACATGCCTCAGACTGGCATCAAACCAAACACATCAACCTATAATTCACTGATTGCTATGTTTTGCCGTCGTGGTCAGGAACAAAACGCCTTGAATGTCCTAAAAGACATGGAAAAATCAGGCCTTTGTAAGCCTGATGTTCAGACATACTACCCATTGCTCAAGTCGTGCTTTAAAACTGGGAAAACAGATAGCTGTTTAAGAAAATTATTGGATGACATGGTCAATAAGCATCACCTGAGTCTTGATATATCAACCTATGCACTTCTAATTCATGGGCTTTGCCGAGCAAATAAATGTGAGTGGGCTTACACAATCTTTGAGGAGATGCTTGGTCAAGAGATAACACCTAGGTATCACACATGCTGTTTGCTATTGGATGAAGTCAAACAGAAGAATATGTATGCTGCTGCTGAAAGGATTGAAgatttgatgaaaaaattataa
- the LOC142629336 gene encoding uncharacterized protein LOC142629336: protein MPPSYFPLRWESTGDQWWYASPIDWAAANGLYDLVRELLHLDTNLLIKLTSLRRIRRLETVWDDEAQFDDVAKCRSQVARKLLHERETKRGHNSLIRAGYGGWLLYTAASAGDVDFVKELIERDPLLVFGEGEYGVTDILYAAARSKNSEVFRLLLDFALSPRCGFSSGGELEEQLGTINPDFRWEMMNRAVHAVARGGNLEMLRVILADCGDVLAYRDAQGCTVLHTASGRGQVEVVKDLVASFDIITSTDNQGNTALHVASYRGYLAVVDVLIHSSSSLASLKNNYGDTFLHMAVAGFRTPSFRRLDWQIELMKQLVCGNIANMNEIINVRNNDGRTALHMAVIENIQGNLVELLMTVPSINLNIRDADGMTPLDILKQRPRSASSEIIIKQLISAGGISNCQDHKARNAIVSHLKMQGIGISPGTSFRIPDAEIFLYTGIEIAFDASCDQASMDLSACSGEISQVESTISSDSKKVGSVNYAARRLKFLLRWPLRKEKKSASRELRDDDSLESSSISKNSEEGLIPLRQKYSRMSYFPNNKRAVSHRRDLPSPSTKKKFSAGLMHGVIKANPHLAVLAQSPSSPSPRSSVCSLDSIDKQKDIDIARPSCSIVSFNGKAPQMNYRQNSLNKKLMNQYFCFGTQAVAVKDSVGHVQPNQSYKLSSLVA from the exons ATGCCACCTTCATATTTTCCTCTGAGGTGGGAGAGCACTGGAGATCAATGGTGGTATGCTTCACCTATTGATTGGGCCGCTGCCAATGGCCTCTATGATTTGGTCAGGGAGCTTCTTCACCTGGACACCAATCTCCTCATTAAGCTCACTTCCCTTCGTCGAATTCGCCGCCTTGAAACCGTGTGGGACGATGAAGCTCAGTTTGATGATGTTGCCAAATGTCGCTCTCAGGTTGCTAGGAAACTCCTCCATGAGCGTGAAACAAAGAGGGGTCACAATTCTCTCATTAGAGCTGGCTATGGTGGTTGGCTTCTATACACTGCTGCCTCAGCTGGGGATGTGGATTTTGTTAAGGAATTGATAGAGAGAGACCCTCTTCTTGTGTTTGGAGAAGGAGAGTATGGTGTTACTGATATTTTGTATGCTGCAGCCAGAAGTAAGAATTCTGAGGTATTTAGACTCTTGCTTGATTTTGCTCTCTCACCAAGGTGTGGATTTAGCAGTGGAGGTGAATTGGAGGAGCAGTTGGGTACAATTAATCCAGACTTTAGGTGGGAAATGATGAACCGAGCTGTTCATGCTGTGGCTAGAGGAGGGAATTTGGAGATGTTAAGGGTGATTCTTGCTGATTGTGGTGATGTTTTAGCTTATAGGGATGCTCAGGGATGTACAGTCTTGCATACAGCCTCTGGCAGAGGACAGGTTGAG GTAGTAAAGGATCTAGTAGCTTCCTTTGATATCATCACCTCCACAGATAATCAAGGGAATACGGCATTACATGTGGCTTCTTACAGGGGCTACTTAGCTGTGGTGGACGTCCTGATTCATTCATCTTCCTCATTAGCctctttaaaaaacaattatggcGATACTTTTCTTCATATGGCAGTGGCTGGTTTCCGAACCCCCAGTTTCCGAAGACTAGACTGGCAAATTGAGCTCATGAAGCAGTTGGTATGTGGTAACATTGCTAACATGAATGAAATCATCAATGTAAGGAACAATGATGGAAGAACTGCTCTTCACATGGCAGTAATTGAGAACATTCAAGGTAATCTAGTGGAACTCCTCATGACTGTCCCATCAATCAATTTGAACATCCGTGATGCTGATGGGATGACCCCTCTGGATATTCTCAAGCAACGACCACGATCAGCATCTTCTGAAATTATAATCAAGCAGTTGATTTCAGCTGGAGGGATCTCCAATTGTCAGGATCATAAGGCAAGAAATGCCATTGTATCCCATCTAAAAATGCAGGGTATTGGGATTAGTCCTGGAACTTCTTTTAGAATCCCTGATGCAGAGATATTCTTGTACACAGGTATTGAGATTGCGTTTGATGCCAGTTGTGATCAGGCAAGCATGGATTTGAGTGCATGCTCAGGTGAAATAAGTCAGGTTGAGTCAACCATCTCCTCGGACAGTAAGAAAGTGGGTTCTGTAAATTATGCTGCAAGGCGCCTGAAGTTTCTACTCCGATGGCCCCttaggaaagagaaaaaatctGCTAGTAGAGAATTAAGGGATGATGATTCTTTGGAATCATCAAGCATAAGCAAAAACTCAGAAGAAGGTCTAATCCCACTGCGACAGAAATACTCAAGAATGTCATACTTTCCCAACAATAAAAGGGCAGTTTCTCATAGGAGAGATCTTCCTAGCCCATCCACcaaaaagaaattttctgcGGGGCTAATGCATGGTGTTATTAAAGCAAATCCACATTTAGCTGTTCTGGCACAATCGCCTTCGAGTCCTTCACCAAGATCTTCTGTGTGTTCACTTGATTCAATTGATAAACAAAAAGATATTGATATTGCTAGACCCTCTTGCTCAATTGTGTCATTTAATGGTAAAGCACCACAAATGAACTACAGACAAAATTCCCTTAATAAGAAGTTGATGAACCAGTATTTCTGTTTTGGTACACAAGCCGTTGCAGTGAAAGATTCAGTGGGCCATGTGCAGCCAAATCAGAGTTACAAGCTGAGTTCTCTAGTAGCCTGA